In Chryseobacterium gleum, a single genomic region encodes these proteins:
- a CDS encoding AAA family ATPase — protein MHPIDIVGFRNFRIFNDHDGFFENLTAINLLTGTNNSGKSSIIKGMQLLKNSVSGDVFPNELDLTDQEHLLGNLENLLFNKENKEVMISLPFNYFGQRYTYIKLTYSVLDTDSYKGKLRKMEVCDGKDHDFLFYFEFKNATEEDIADDKKEYEKQTQEYEKLIQDPDISKKDLWKIYGIFARPFEDPMVGLVEWKFNSSKLSSYLSEIYEFYNFYVEEERNTRWLDWVDNIAEKEDYCFIPSAVVNAFRSKPDIGKWNDFIKQLEETGDRKGKLKIGDHDFEPPEVFYPQPEVEDVFYGSILEIIRDNLKWMETESTDETINKYNVLEETFKKGWEVLKHRLLSINYLSTVREQHVRIYNASLNSPFVNLLKAYIPLQHDPNTFVNKYLQAFEIGKRLDVELRLDYQLIFVSVIDNIGKKRELVDYGYGIKQLILLLIQISVLAEKNKRILHDYGDDGEYYMDQFDPSLLLIEEPETNLHPKWQSLLSEMFYEANKKFNIQFVVETHSEYLIRNFQNLVASNNDFSDSIKIFYLRNIHALADGKKQVETIAIAEDGSINYEAFDSGFFDESNNLQLSLLNIRRDRFITEFIGLKKNLDENEEKITLLEEKIDEYHHKTDVQRYVQNICSIFNSAKLDNRTIDYLASGQYLLNIISVGSDFSPVVLQYGRAMENELKKLFGSVNATKKWKIGVMQGSLEKFKFGMNRISVCCNASEFTLLNTVLSSMFVDPLSLQIDMINELRETRNNAGHPGILMAKQDAEQYIELMTQFLLTWSDNIV, from the coding sequence ATGCATCCAATTGATATTGTAGGTTTTAGAAATTTCAGAATATTTAATGATCACGATGGATTTTTCGAGAACTTAACTGCTATTAATCTGCTTACTGGCACCAATAATTCAGGTAAAAGCTCTATAATTAAGGGAATGCAGCTGTTGAAGAATAGTGTTAGCGGAGACGTCTTTCCAAATGAATTAGATTTAACGGATCAGGAGCATTTGTTGGGAAATCTTGAAAACTTGTTATTTAATAAGGAAAACAAGGAAGTTATGATTTCCTTACCATTCAATTATTTTGGTCAGAGATACACATACATTAAGCTTACATATTCTGTTTTGGATACAGATTCTTACAAAGGAAAACTTAGGAAAATGGAAGTTTGTGACGGAAAGGACCATGATTTTCTGTTTTATTTTGAATTTAAGAATGCAACTGAGGAGGATATTGCAGATGACAAGAAGGAGTATGAGAAGCAAACCCAGGAATATGAAAAGCTAATTCAAGATCCAGATATTTCAAAAAAAGATCTTTGGAAAATTTATGGCATTTTCGCAAGACCATTCGAAGATCCTATGGTTGGTCTCGTGGAATGGAAGTTCAATTCTAGCAAATTGAGCAGCTACTTGTCTGAAATATACGAATTTTATAATTTTTATGTAGAAGAGGAGCGTAACACTAGGTGGCTTGATTGGGTTGATAATATTGCAGAGAAAGAAGATTATTGCTTTATACCTTCCGCTGTCGTCAATGCCTTCAGATCAAAACCGGATATTGGGAAATGGAACGATTTTATTAAGCAGTTAGAAGAAACTGGAGATCGAAAGGGAAAACTTAAGATTGGTGATCATGACTTTGAGCCTCCGGAGGTTTTTTATCCACAGCCAGAAGTAGAAGATGTATTTTATGGAAGTATTTTGGAAATAATTAGAGATAATCTGAAATGGATGGAAACAGAAAGTACGGATGAAACTATTAACAAATATAATGTTCTGGAGGAGACATTCAAAAAAGGTTGGGAAGTTTTAAAGCACCGTTTACTTTCTATAAATTACCTATCAACGGTTCGCGAACAGCATGTAAGAATTTATAACGCGTCCTTAAATTCTCCTTTCGTAAATTTGCTAAAGGCTTATATACCTTTGCAGCATGATCCTAATACATTCGTGAATAAATATTTACAAGCGTTTGAAATTGGGAAAAGATTAGATGTCGAATTAAGACTTGATTATCAGTTGATTTTCGTTTCGGTCATTGATAATATTGGGAAAAAAAGAGAGCTCGTTGATTATGGTTATGGAATCAAACAGCTTATTTTATTATTAATTCAAATAAGTGTATTAGCAGAAAAAAATAAAAGAATTCTACATGACTATGGTGACGATGGTGAATATTATATGGATCAGTTCGACCCGAGTTTACTTTTGATCGAAGAGCCAGAAACGAACTTACATCCAAAATGGCAGTCGTTACTTTCGGAAATGTTTTATGAAGCTAATAAAAAATTTAATATCCAATTTGTTGTTGAAACTCACAGTGAGTATTTGATACGCAATTTTCAAAATTTGGTCGCGAGTAATAATGATTTTTCAGATTCCATAAAAATATTCTATTTAAGGAACATACATGCATTAGCCGACGGTAAGAAACAAGTTGAAACAATTGCAATTGCAGAGGATGGAAGCATAAATTATGAAGCATTTGACAGTGGTTTTTTTGATGAATCCAACAATTTACAGTTAAGCCTTCTTAATATTAGGCGCGATCGCTTTATCACCGAATTCATAGGCTTAAAAAAGAACCTTGATGAAAATGAAGAGAAGATTACTCTTTTGGAAGAAAAAATAGATGAATATCATCATAAAACTGATGTACAACGTTATGTGCAAAATATATGTTCTATTTTTAACAGTGCAAAACTTGATAATAGAACGATAGATTATTTGGCATCTGGCCAGTATCTTTTAAATATAATCAGTGTAGGCAGTGATTTTTCTCCGGTTGTTCTGCAGTATGGAAGAGCTATGGAAAATGAGTTAAAGAAATTGTTCGGATCTGTTAATGCTACCAAAAAGTGGAAAATAGGTGTAATGCAGGGATCTCTGGAAAAATTTAAATTTGGAATGAACAGGATATCTGTTTGTTGCAATGCATCTGAGTTTACCTTATTGAATACCGTTTTAAGTTCTATGTTTGTTGATCCTTTATCGTTGCAGATCGATATGATCAATGAACTAAGAGAAACTCGAAATAATGCTGGCCACCCTGGGATTTTAATGGCGAAGCAGGACGCTGAGCAATATATAGAATTAATGACCCAGTTTCTTTTAACATGGTCAGATAATATTGTGTAA
- a CDS encoding N-acetylmuramoyl-L-alanine amidase has protein sequence MRKTLYIIGLSTFVFSCTSQQNVKKNTYKPKTPVTQAKPTVQTTPPVAPKPKVVSDHGVDFFTTNIADPTKNDNTASYGSIVSAKPAGYKVVKTYFPAIAQNFRQRYLILHYTALPDDKSITVLTQQAVSAHYLVNNTGDNEIYQLVDENKRSYHAGVSAWRNDKNLNDTSIGIEIVNTGYTTDATGKRTFAPFSDDQVKKVAALVKDIVTRYQIQPTNVLGHSDIAPTRKQDPGPMFPWKKLYDEYQIGMWYDEAAKQTYLEAAQADITAKYNEPGFIFLIQTSLQKFGYALDSNGQWDDATKKTIEAFQYHFRPQNYDGIMDAETWAILQALNQKYPVK, from the coding sequence ATGCGTAAGACATTATATATCATCGGATTAAGCACATTTGTTTTTTCATGTACTTCCCAACAAAATGTGAAAAAAAATACGTACAAACCGAAAACCCCGGTAACACAGGCGAAACCAACAGTTCAGACAACACCTCCGGTTGCTCCAAAACCAAAAGTGGTATCTGATCATGGGGTCGACTTTTTTACTACCAATATAGCAGATCCAACAAAAAATGATAACACGGCAAGTTATGGTTCTATTGTATCTGCAAAACCAGCCGGATATAAAGTAGTGAAGACCTATTTTCCGGCCATTGCCCAGAACTTCAGACAGCGTTACTTAATATTACATTATACCGCACTTCCGGACGACAAATCAATTACAGTTCTTACCCAGCAGGCAGTGAGTGCGCATTATCTGGTAAATAATACAGGAGATAATGAGATTTACCAGCTGGTAGATGAGAACAAACGCTCTTATCATGCAGGGGTAAGTGCTTGGAGAAACGACAAAAACCTTAATGATACTTCTATCGGTATTGAAATTGTAAATACAGGATATACGACAGATGCTACGGGTAAAAGAACATTTGCTCCTTTTAGTGACGATCAGGTGAAAAAAGTAGCGGCATTGGTTAAAGATATTGTAACAAGATATCAGATTCAGCCTACCAATGTGCTTGGCCATTCAGATATTGCTCCTACAAGAAAGCAGGATCCGGGGCCTATGTTCCCATGGAAAAAGCTGTATGACGAATACCAGATTGGAATGTGGTATGATGAAGCAGCTAAGCAAACTTATCTTGAAGCTGCCCAGGCAGACATTACCGCAAAATATAATGAGCCTGGCTTTATCTTCCTTATTCAGACTTCACTGCAGAAATTCGGATATGCACTTGATTCCAACGGACAATGGGATGACGCTACCAAGAAAACAATTGAGGCATTCCAGTATCATTTCCGTCCGCAGAATTATGACGGAATCATGGATGCCGAAACATGGGCAATACTGCAGGCGTTAAATCAAAAATATCCGGTAAAATAA
- the aspA gene encoding aspartate ammonia-lyase: MENFRKESDLLGELNVPLDAYYGVQTQRAINNFKISGQLLSSYPEFIRGLAFVKKAAAKTNYELGLLDENLYFKIAEACDEIVEGKYHDQFPVDMIQGGAGTSINMNANEVIANIVLEKLGKNKGEYEFCSPNDHINLSQSTNDAYPTAIKMGLLQMNIGLVERLEKIIAAFRAKGQEFHDVIKMGRTQLQDAVPMTLGQEFEAYAATLEEDISKLNNNASLFVEVNMGATAIGTGLNAPVGYATLCAKNLAQITGFPIVSAPDLVEATPDTGSYVIYSSATKRLAVKLSKICNDLRLLSSGPRAGLFEINLPPMQPGSSIMPGKVNPVIPEVVNQVCFKVFGNDLTVTFAAEAGQLQLNVMEPVLSHAIMENINFLCNALDTLREKCVVGITANKEVCLNMVKHSIGIVTALNPYIGYKQSTQIAKEALETGKSVYNLVLEKGILSQEKLDEILDPKNMLKPHNK; the protein is encoded by the coding sequence ATGGAAAATTTCAGAAAAGAAAGTGATTTATTGGGCGAACTTAATGTGCCTTTAGACGCTTATTATGGGGTTCAGACACAACGAGCTATCAACAATTTTAAAATTTCAGGGCAGCTTTTGTCTTCGTATCCGGAGTTTATAAGAGGGCTGGCTTTTGTTAAAAAGGCAGCAGCAAAAACCAACTATGAACTGGGGCTTTTAGACGAAAACCTGTATTTCAAGATAGCAGAAGCGTGTGATGAAATTGTAGAAGGGAAATATCATGACCAGTTTCCGGTAGATATGATCCAGGGTGGGGCAGGAACTTCCATCAACATGAATGCCAACGAAGTGATTGCCAATATCGTGTTGGAAAAATTAGGAAAAAATAAGGGAGAATATGAATTCTGTTCACCTAATGACCATATCAACCTTTCACAGTCTACCAATGATGCTTATCCTACAGCGATCAAAATGGGATTGCTTCAGATGAATATCGGACTGGTGGAAAGACTGGAAAAAATTATTGCGGCTTTCCGTGCAAAAGGACAGGAGTTTCATGATGTGATCAAAATGGGACGTACACAGCTTCAGGACGCTGTTCCTATGACTTTGGGACAAGAATTTGAAGCCTATGCTGCCACTCTCGAAGAAGACATTTCCAAGCTGAATAACAATGCCAGCCTTTTTGTGGAAGTGAATATGGGAGCAACAGCTATCGGAACGGGATTAAATGCTCCGGTAGGTTATGCCACTCTTTGTGCTAAAAACTTAGCCCAGATTACAGGATTCCCGATTGTTTCTGCACCGGATTTGGTAGAAGCTACTCCTGATACAGGATCTTATGTAATCTATTCTTCTGCAACAAAACGTTTAGCTGTTAAACTATCTAAAATCTGTAACGATTTAAGATTGCTTTCATCAGGTCCGAGAGCAGGTCTTTTTGAAATTAACCTTCCACCAATGCAGCCGGGATCTTCTATTATGCCTGGCAAAGTGAATCCTGTGATTCCGGAAGTGGTGAACCAGGTTTGTTTCAAAGTATTCGGAAATGATCTTACCGTAACTTTTGCCGCTGAGGCAGGTCAATTGCAGCTGAATGTAATGGAACCTGTACTTTCCCATGCCATTATGGAAAACATCAATTTCCTTTGTAATGCTTTGGATACCCTTCGTGAGAAATGTGTGGTTGGAATTACAGCCAACAAAGAAGTTTGCCTGAATATGGTAAAACACAGCATCGGAATTGTAACGGCATTGAATCCTTATATCGGGTACAAACAGTCTACACAGATTGCAAAAGAAGCATTGGAAACCGGAAAAAGCGTTTACAACCTTGTGTTGGAAAAAGGAATTCTTTCCCAGGAAAAACTGGATGAGATCCTTGATCCGAAAAACATGCTGAAACCGCATAACAAATAA
- a CDS encoding glycosyltransferase, with the protein MRFLIIIPAHNEEDNLSFTLDSLQQQSSKDFKVVVVNDGSTDRTPEVIRKYTEADSRFETVTLQKSEHQPGSKVVHAFKSGLQTQLLNDFDIICKFDADIILPDNYLETVEVAFANNPKYGLVGGLLYIEKDGKWVYEGNSNKHHVRGPMKAYRKDCFMQIGGLRETLGWDNIDSILLENLGWKEVVLPELHVKLIKVKGADYTIRSADYYGRYFYFLGLNRFLAYIASSKEAMKSKSVGFFLDIVKSYEGCRSKKLELKITKEEQKAVNDQRWKMLKKKWLKM; encoded by the coding sequence GTGAGGTTTTTAATTATAATTCCTGCTCATAACGAAGAAGACAACCTCTCCTTTACTCTTGATTCTTTACAGCAGCAAAGCAGCAAGGATTTTAAAGTGGTGGTCGTGAATGACGGTTCTACAGACAGAACACCTGAAGTCATCAGGAAATATACGGAAGCGGATTCCCGTTTTGAAACCGTTACCCTTCAGAAATCAGAACATCAGCCGGGCTCAAAAGTTGTTCATGCCTTTAAAAGCGGACTTCAGACTCAGCTCCTGAATGATTTTGATATCATCTGTAAATTTGATGCCGATATTATTCTTCCGGATAATTATCTGGAAACTGTAGAAGTAGCTTTTGCCAATAACCCAAAATATGGTTTGGTAGGAGGACTTCTGTATATAGAAAAAGACGGCAAATGGGTATATGAAGGGAATTCCAATAAGCATCATGTAAGAGGCCCTATGAAGGCTTATCGTAAAGATTGTTTTATGCAGATCGGAGGATTAAGAGAAACACTGGGCTGGGATAATATTGATTCCATATTGCTTGAAAATCTGGGATGGAAGGAAGTTGTTTTACCTGAACTCCATGTAAAGCTGATCAAAGTAAAAGGAGCTGATTACACAATACGTTCTGCCGATTATTACGGAAGATATTTTTATTTCCTTGGGCTGAATAGGTTTCTTGCATATATTGCCTCTTCAAAAGAAGCGATGAAAAGCAAGTCTGTCGGTTTTTTCTTAGACATTGTTAAGTCTTATGAAGGCTGCAGATCAAAGAAACTGGAATTGAAAATTACAAAAGAAGAACAGAAAGCTGTAAATGATCAACGTTGGAAAATGCTGAAGAAGAAATGGCTGAAGATGTAA
- a CDS encoding FkbM family methyltransferase, whose translation MSLYQKIAEKLQYISPNFYKKRYFKTLNNLSKNNFSERNVEPELVWIKEYLSKNAVILDIGANVGTFLYQLENALDHENIYGFEPNKKLYRRLKRLFPAMHILPLALSDENRIAEFKVPVINGKTIASRGTLNTSYKEKGEEKSYTERVKVIKLDEWAALEHFNRLDFIKIDVEGNEIKTLSGARETIRRFQPTLMVEMEQRHHDTPIWNEISEVMNWGYEAKYLNRDSFMLENLTEDIITQNTNDEKNKTQYINNIIFIPKNI comes from the coding sequence ATGTCTTTATACCAAAAAATTGCAGAAAAACTACAGTATATAAGTCCGAATTTCTACAAAAAAAGATATTTTAAAACTTTAAATAATCTTAGTAAAAATAATTTTTCGGAGCGTAATGTAGAACCGGAACTGGTATGGATTAAAGAATACCTTTCAAAAAATGCAGTGATATTAGACATTGGTGCCAATGTGGGAACCTTCCTGTATCAACTGGAAAACGCACTGGATCATGAAAACATTTATGGTTTTGAGCCCAATAAGAAACTTTACCGAAGACTGAAAAGGCTGTTTCCGGCAATGCATATCCTTCCTCTGGCACTTTCTGATGAAAACAGAATTGCAGAGTTCAAAGTACCTGTTATCAATGGAAAAACGATTGCTTCACGCGGTACTTTAAACACTTCCTATAAAGAAAAAGGGGAAGAGAAAAGCTATACGGAGAGAGTAAAGGTCATCAAGCTGGACGAATGGGCTGCACTGGAACATTTCAATAGACTTGATTTCATCAAAATAGACGTAGAAGGAAATGAAATAAAAACATTGTCCGGAGCGAGAGAAACCATCAGACGATTTCAGCCGACTTTAATGGTTGAAATGGAACAAAGACACCACGACACCCCTATCTGGAATGAAATATCCGAAGTAATGAACTGGGGATACGAAGCCAAATACCTGAACAGAGACAGCTTTATGCTGGAAAATCTTACAGAAGATATTATAACACAAAATACAAACGACGAAAAAAATAAAACTCAGTACATCAACAATATTATTTTTATACCTAAAAACATTTAA
- a CDS encoding DUF2461 domain-containing protein produces the protein MSASISSKTFDFLKKLNKNNNREWFNENKNLYTEAQQNVVSFLDELIKEMSGFDEELAKIDSKKALFRIYRDTRFSKDKSPYKTNFGASLGMGKGNQKGGYYLHMEPGKSFLAGGIYMPESSVLKEVRKEISLYGDDFLKILNNKEFKKHFPELDQDDKLKKIPQGFEKEDPMGEYLKLKNFIVIYSVKDDEVLDKNAVKNMSKIFKLMKPFNDFLNAPFL, from the coding sequence ATGTCCGCAAGCATTTCTTCCAAGACGTTTGATTTTTTAAAAAAATTAAATAAAAACAATAACCGCGAATGGTTTAATGAGAATAAAAACCTCTACACGGAAGCTCAGCAGAATGTAGTTTCATTTTTAGATGAACTGATTAAGGAAATGTCTGGTTTTGATGAAGAGCTTGCCAAGATTGACAGTAAAAAAGCATTATTCAGAATTTACAGGGACACCCGTTTCTCAAAAGACAAATCACCTTACAAAACCAATTTCGGAGCTTCTCTGGGAATGGGTAAAGGAAATCAGAAAGGAGGCTATTACCTGCACATGGAACCCGGAAAATCTTTTCTGGCAGGAGGAATTTATATGCCCGAATCTTCTGTACTGAAAGAAGTTCGTAAAGAAATTTCGCTGTATGGGGATGATTTCCTTAAAATTCTCAACAATAAAGAATTCAAAAAACACTTTCCTGAACTTGACCAGGACGATAAACTGAAAAAAATCCCTCAAGGTTTCGAAAAAGAAGATCCCATGGGAGAGTATCTTAAGCTTAAAAATTTTATTGTGATATATTCTGTGAAGGATGATGAAGTGCTGGATAAAAATGCTGTGAAAAATATGAGTAAAATTTTCAAACTGATGAAACCTTTCAATGATTTCCTGAATGCTCCTTTTCTTTAA
- a CDS encoding ABC transporter permease: protein MNFSNLFRIAWKALLRNKLRAFLTMLGIIIGVASVIAMTAIGEGSKKSISDQLSSMGSNMITIRPSSNVNVSGGARIGASGLQTLRPQDADAISKGAADVSYVSPAVQTNGQSINGPNNWPTQLQGVNEEYFNIRDWGISEGNLFTKKDVTSSNKVCLLGQTVYNSLFPNGEDAVGSIIRFNKVPMKVIGILAPKGSNAFGQDQDDVIIAPFNTVQRRFLGITYVQTIYAASSNENTSQQATEQVSEILRKQHKLPADGSNDDFSVRTQAELISTMSSTSQLLTVLLSAIAGISLVVGGIGIMNIMYVSVTERTKEIGLRMSIGARGKDILYQFLIEAILISITGGILGVLLGILSSELVTFFLSWPTFITESSIIISFIVCAVTGVFFGYYPALKASKLDPIEALRYE from the coding sequence ATGAACTTTTCAAACCTTTTCAGAATTGCATGGAAAGCTCTTTTACGGAATAAGCTTCGTGCATTTTTAACTATGCTTGGTATTATTATCGGCGTTGCTTCTGTAATCGCCATGACTGCCATTGGTGAAGGTTCAAAAAAAAGCATCAGTGATCAGCTTTCTTCTATGGGATCCAATATGATCACTATCCGGCCGTCCAGTAATGTGAATGTTTCCGGAGGTGCCAGAATCGGTGCTTCAGGATTACAGACGCTGAGACCTCAGGATGCGGACGCCATTTCAAAAGGAGCAGCAGATGTTTCTTATGTCTCTCCTGCCGTGCAGACTAACGGACAATCGATCAACGGCCCTAATAACTGGCCAACTCAATTACAGGGAGTAAATGAAGAATATTTTAACATCCGGGACTGGGGCATTTCCGAGGGGAATCTTTTCACCAAGAAAGACGTCACCTCATCCAATAAAGTCTGTCTTTTAGGGCAAACTGTTTACAACAGTTTATTTCCCAATGGTGAAGATGCTGTAGGAAGTATTATAAGGTTTAACAAAGTTCCTATGAAAGTCATTGGAATCCTTGCTCCAAAAGGATCTAATGCATTCGGGCAGGATCAGGATGATGTGATTATTGCTCCGTTCAATACCGTTCAGAGAAGATTTTTGGGAATTACCTATGTTCAGACGATTTATGCAGCGTCATCGAATGAAAACACATCGCAGCAGGCTACAGAACAGGTATCTGAGATCCTTAGAAAACAGCACAAACTGCCTGCCGACGGAAGCAATGATGATTTCAGTGTGAGAACCCAGGCTGAACTGATCTCCACTATGAGTTCTACCAGTCAGCTTCTGACCGTACTTTTATCAGCGATTGCCGGTATTTCTCTTGTTGTGGGGGGAATCGGAATTATGAATATTATGTATGTATCGGTAACGGAAAGAACCAAAGAGATCGGACTGAGAATGTCTATCGGCGCCAGAGGTAAAGATATTCTGTATCAATTCCTTATTGAAGCGATATTGATCAGTATTACCGGCGGAATTCTTGGCGTACTTTTAGGGATACTGTCTTCGGAACTCGTTACATTTTTTCTTTCGTGGCCAACATTTATTACAGAGTCATCAATTATAATCTCTTTTATCGTCTGTGCCGTGACGGGAGTCTTTTTCGGATATTATCCTGCTTTGAAAGCTTCAAAACTTGATCCTATTGAGGCTTTAAGATATGAATAG
- a CDS encoding ABC transporter ATP-binding protein, translating to MAEKILEITDLKREFRMGEEVVHALKGVTFTVEKGEFVTIMGSSGSGKSTLLNIIGCLDKPSGGDYILDGVNIKNLDRDELAVLRNQKIGFVFQAYNLLPRTTAKENVELPLLYNSKISTEERHKRAIDALTAVKLESRIDHLPNQMSGGQQQRVAIARALVNEPVMILADEATGNLDTRTSYEIMALMQDLHQQGRTIVFVTHEPDIATFSSRTVTLRDGKVIKDIQNDNIKSAKEALENLPVNDDYQ from the coding sequence ATGGCAGAAAAAATTCTGGAGATCACAGATCTGAAAAGAGAGTTCAGGATGGGCGAAGAAGTTGTTCATGCACTGAAAGGCGTCACATTTACCGTAGAAAAAGGAGAATTTGTAACCATTATGGGAAGCAGCGGATCCGGAAAATCTACCCTTCTAAATATTATTGGCTGTCTTGACAAGCCATCTGGCGGCGATTATATTCTGGATGGCGTTAATATTAAGAACCTTGACCGTGATGAACTGGCTGTTCTCAGAAATCAGAAAATAGGTTTTGTATTCCAGGCTTACAACCTACTTCCAAGAACGACTGCAAAAGAAAATGTAGAGCTGCCTCTCCTCTACAATTCGAAAATATCTACAGAAGAGCGCCATAAAAGAGCCATAGATGCCTTAACTGCTGTAAAACTTGAAAGCAGGATTGATCATCTCCCTAATCAAATGTCCGGAGGACAACAACAAAGGGTAGCTATTGCCAGAGCTTTGGTAAACGAACCTGTAATGATTCTGGCAGATGAAGCCACAGGAAACCTGGATACCAGAACCTCCTATGAAATTATGGCTTTAATGCAGGATCTGCATCAGCAGGGGCGAACAATTGTTTTTGTAACACATGAACCCGACATTGCCACCTTTAGCAGCAGAACAGTGACCCTCCGCGATGGGAAAGTGATCAAAGACATTCAGAATGACAATATAAAGTCTGCCAAAGAGGCTTTGGAAAACCTTCCGGTAAATGATGATTATCAATAA
- a CDS encoding efflux RND transporter periplasmic adaptor subunit has product MNTKNKKWLYWVVGGIIAIGAVWFFFIREKEIKIQLETVKPEMGDISNSITATGTIQPVDTVAVGTQVSGIIKNIYVDFNSTVKKGQLLATLDPDLLKFQSEQIKANLQNAKSNLAYNEININRQSQLYKVGAISKADYDNATNQYNAAKAQVNAVTAQLSTADKNLSLTNIYSPIDGTVLNRNVSEGQTVASSFSTPTLFSIAKDLTKMRVRASVDEADIGNVKVGQKATFTVDAFPDETFDGEVSEVRLHPTVSSNVVNYTTIINADNSSLKLKPGMTANITIYTQVLNNVMKIPVAATSFRPDSLVIKKYKVNSPFTNGKKHEKGQWKKQDKGTENKSEAAVWIIAKDSTISRKKIKTGMDNDTEIQVISGLNKNDNIITGYKVLSKKTSGGQAKSPFMPQRRGGGNNRNSGGGGPR; this is encoded by the coding sequence ATGAACACAAAGAATAAAAAATGGTTATATTGGGTTGTGGGCGGCATCATTGCAATAGGTGCAGTCTGGTTTTTCTTCATCCGGGAAAAAGAAATAAAAATCCAGCTTGAGACCGTAAAACCTGAAATGGGAGACATATCCAATTCCATTACCGCTACAGGAACCATTCAGCCTGTCGATACTGTTGCGGTAGGTACTCAGGTATCAGGAATTATCAAAAACATTTATGTGGATTTCAATTCTACTGTAAAAAAGGGACAGTTACTGGCTACTTTAGATCCTGATCTGTTGAAGTTCCAGTCAGAACAGATCAAAGCCAACCTGCAAAATGCAAAAAGTAATCTTGCTTACAACGAAATCAATATCAACAGACAATCTCAGTTGTACAAAGTCGGAGCGATCAGCAAAGCAGATTATGATAATGCCACAAATCAGTACAATGCAGCAAAAGCACAGGTAAATGCTGTAACCGCACAGCTTTCTACCGCTGATAAAAACCTGTCATTGACTAATATCTATTCTCCAATCGACGGAACTGTTCTCAACAGAAATGTAAGTGAGGGACAGACCGTAGCTTCAAGCTTCAGCACTCCTACCCTGTTCAGTATTGCCAAGGATCTTACCAAAATGAGGGTACGGGCCTCAGTAGATGAAGCAGATATCGGGAATGTAAAAGTGGGTCAGAAAGCAACATTTACCGTAGACGCTTTTCCGGATGAAACTTTTGACGGTGAAGTGTCCGAAGTACGCCTTCATCCCACCGTTTCATCAAATGTAGTGAACTATACCACCATCATCAATGCAGATAATTCCAGCTTAAAACTAAAACCAGGAATGACAGCAAACATTACGATTTACACACAGGTTTTAAACAATGTTATGAAAATTCCTGTGGCAGCAACCAGCTTCCGGCCAGACAGTCTTGTGATCAAAAAATACAAAGTTAATTCTCCGTTTACCAATGGTAAAAAGCATGAAAAAGGACAATGGAAAAAACAGGATAAAGGAACCGAAAATAAAAGTGAAGCAGCCGTCTGGATTATTGCTAAAGACAGTACTATTTCCCGGAAAAAAATAAAAACAGGAATGGACAATGATACCGAAATACAGGTAATATCAGGATTAAATAAAAATGACAATATTATCACCGGTTATAAAGTTCTTTCAAAAAAAACTTCCGGCGGACAGGCTAAAAGCCCATTCATGCCTCAAAGAAGAGGTGGCGGAAATAACAGAAACAGCGGCGGCGGCGGACCAAGATAG